The Kroppenstedtia pulmonis genome has a segment encoding these proteins:
- a CDS encoding RluA family pseudouridine synthase produces MKWEYRIQDSDDGKKVRQVLRNRFRFSRRMFRRLKLEKGIRLNGDPVYLDSLVQAGDCISILIPEDQGEGVKAEPIPIQVVDEDEDMILLEKQPGIVVHPTKGHPHGTLANGLAHYWMERGEFRLIRPVTRLDKDTTGLILFAKHAHAHAFLSVQMERKRYEREYLALVQGEMKSSEGKVDAPIARCDHHPNKRQVSIEGARAVTHYHVEERYLNATLLRLRLETGRTHQIRVHLAYLGYPIMGDALYGGDSSFISRQALHATTLRLVHPRDGSLRMWHSPLPSDMMKLIQQLK; encoded by the coding sequence ATGAAGTGGGAATATCGCATCCAGGATTCAGACGACGGGAAAAAGGTTCGCCAGGTGTTACGAAACCGGTTCCGCTTTTCCCGACGTATGTTTCGGAGATTAAAGTTGGAAAAGGGCATCCGGTTAAATGGTGATCCCGTCTATTTGGACAGCCTGGTACAGGCAGGGGATTGCATCAGTATCCTCATACCTGAAGATCAGGGTGAGGGAGTGAAAGCAGAGCCGATTCCGATCCAGGTCGTGGATGAAGATGAGGATATGATACTGCTGGAAAAACAGCCGGGAATCGTGGTTCATCCAACCAAAGGTCATCCCCACGGCACACTGGCTAATGGATTGGCGCATTACTGGATGGAGCGGGGGGAATTTCGTCTGATTCGCCCCGTCACCCGTCTGGACAAGGATACCACCGGGCTTATTCTCTTTGCCAAGCATGCCCATGCTCACGCTTTCTTATCTGTACAGATGGAACGGAAAAGGTATGAACGGGAGTATCTGGCCCTGGTTCAAGGTGAAATGAAATCCTCGGAAGGAAAAGTGGATGCTCCGATTGCCCGTTGTGACCATCACCCAAACAAAAGGCAGGTTTCCATAGAAGGGGCACGTGCCGTAACCCATTATCATGTTGAAGAACGATATCTCAATGCCACCCTTCTCCGCCTCCGGCTGGAAACAGGGCGAACACACCAAATCAGAGTTCATCTTGCCTATCTGGGATACCCGATTATGGGGGATGCTCTGTATGGAGGCGACTCATCGTTCATATCCCGGCAAGCTTTGCACGCAACTACCCTGCGTTTGGTTCATCCCCGTGACGGCTCTCTCCGAATGTGGCACTCTCCTCTCCCTTCCGATATGATGAAGTTGATACAACAGCTTAAATAA
- a CDS encoding transglutaminase-like domain-containing protein, with product MKPLSFVKKAVVFTVLTMLTAGCSLLTPLEINAKPQQSKWDRIAEKANEDMDLQRLNLQSYAEQVGATLSSPTYRKFAVNSKVRIAGEVDRYQDLQSDLVWIEVKKTDKGADQESFSYYAPLENGKFNRRIQLFAGKGKYQVTVRLPSQQEKDRYYDLARFDVININPHLKRDIAYTRMGHKLDLQLSQPKTGLLKAENRVQLKGSFQGEGTQRLMVRVEKGSERWEHLVQTDAGRFTAQVPLLYGKGLHKITLLTPDDRRKRYYHEAASLWVYQKSNQKQKPIEYFRHYEERGIKLESPLTGGGTGNMKYRIKGKIDPEAPDSNKTQHLIVQTKKDGQEATYIIPVKNYRFDHTFWLRFGPGEYEVTVNVPEITEERRDYFRFFGVARFTVKNSAQEDLRNLLPSRGIQSDSERIRKLAEKLTKGRTGDREKALAIYEYVSKNIRYDVQKYKNDEFEYDDSAIKTLQDRSGVCQDYSFLAVALLRSIDMETRFVEGYAEGSRHAWVEVLVDGKWLTLDPTWGSGYLNQQDQFISRYTTKYFDPDSGEFAKTHKRTGVMY from the coding sequence ATGAAACCTTTATCCTTTGTGAAAAAGGCGGTCGTTTTCACTGTACTGACGATGTTGACAGCGGGGTGCAGTCTGTTGACACCCCTTGAAATCAATGCAAAGCCACAGCAAAGCAAATGGGATCGGATTGCTGAAAAAGCCAATGAAGATATGGACTTGCAGCGGCTGAACCTTCAGTCCTACGCCGAACAAGTGGGTGCTACTCTATCCTCACCCACATATAGAAAGTTTGCCGTTAATTCCAAAGTGCGAATTGCCGGAGAAGTGGACCGTTATCAAGATCTTCAGTCTGATCTGGTTTGGATCGAAGTGAAGAAGACAGACAAAGGAGCCGACCAGGAGTCATTTTCATACTATGCTCCCCTGGAAAATGGAAAGTTCAACCGGAGGATTCAGCTATTTGCCGGGAAAGGGAAGTATCAGGTTACTGTGCGTCTTCCCAGCCAACAAGAAAAGGATCGATATTACGATTTGGCCCGGTTCGATGTGATCAATATCAATCCGCACCTGAAGAGGGATATTGCCTACACGAGAATGGGGCACAAGCTGGACTTACAGTTGTCCCAACCGAAAACGGGACTGTTGAAAGCAGAGAATCGTGTTCAACTGAAAGGCTCCTTTCAGGGAGAAGGTACCCAACGTCTGATGGTCCGGGTGGAGAAAGGATCAGAGCGCTGGGAACACTTGGTTCAGACGGATGCAGGACGTTTCACGGCACAGGTTCCCCTTCTTTATGGAAAGGGACTGCATAAAATCACTCTGTTGACACCGGATGACCGGCGAAAACGGTACTATCATGAAGCGGCCAGCCTCTGGGTGTATCAAAAGTCAAACCAAAAACAAAAGCCCATTGAGTATTTCAGACATTACGAGGAACGGGGCATCAAATTGGAGTCGCCTTTAACAGGCGGGGGCACAGGGAATATGAAGTATCGCATCAAAGGAAAAATCGACCCTGAAGCACCGGACTCAAATAAGACCCAACATTTAATTGTACAGACCAAAAAAGACGGTCAGGAGGCCACTTACATTATCCCGGTTAAAAATTATCGATTTGATCATACTTTTTGGCTTCGTTTTGGACCGGGTGAGTATGAAGTGACAGTCAATGTTCCTGAAATTACTGAGGAAAGACGGGATTATTTCCGGTTTTTCGGTGTAGCCCGTTTTACTGTGAAGAATTCGGCCCAGGAGGATCTGCGAAACTTGTTACCATCCAGGGGAATCCAATCGGATTCTGAAAGAATACGGAAGTTGGCAGAAAAGCTGACGAAAGGCCGAACAGGGGATCGGGAGAAGGCATTGGCCATCTACGAATATGTGTCCAAGAATATCCGGTATGATGTTCAAAAGTATAAAAATGATGAATTTGAGTATGATGACAGTGCAATCAAAACACTTCAGGATCGAAGTGGTGTTTGCCAGGATTATTCCTTTCTGGCTGTAGCATTGTTGCGTTCCATTGATATGGAAACCCGTTTTGTGGAAGGATACGCCGAGGGAAGCCGACATGCCTGGGTGGAAGTGCTGGTGGATGGCAAGTGGTTGACCTTGGATCCTACTTGGGGTTCCGGTTACTTGAATCAACAAGATCAATTTATCAGTCGTTATACCACCAAATACTTTGACCCGGATTCCGGTGAATTTGCCAAAACACACAAGCGTACAGGGGTTATGTATTAA